A window of Deinococcus detaillensis contains these coding sequences:
- a CDS encoding DUF1349 domain-containing protein: protein MPVVYPPCMLAAPMTDWQTLTWLNPPPRSHLENTQLEVETAPDTDFWRQTHYGFTHDNGHFFALPAPQEFSVQVRVRGQYQALYDQAGLMLRANEREWIKAGVEFVGQQQLSAVVTHSFSDWSVRPVGMPDFFDLKLTRRGDAVSVQSRCFYTEEARETEWSLLRLAYFPPELAAKVGVYACSPQRGGFTVTFSKFELGPAESGALY from the coding sequence ATGCCCGTAGTCTACCCGCCGTGTATGCTGGCCGCACCGATGACCGATTGGCAAACACTGACTTGGCTCAACCCGCCGCCGCGCTCACACCTAGAGAACACTCAACTTGAGGTCGAAACCGCCCCCGACACCGACTTTTGGCGGCAGACCCATTACGGCTTCACCCATGACAACGGCCACTTTTTTGCTCTGCCTGCGCCGCAGGAATTCAGCGTGCAGGTGCGGGTGCGCGGTCAGTATCAAGCGCTGTACGACCAAGCGGGTTTGATGCTGCGTGCCAATGAGCGCGAGTGGATCAAGGCGGGCGTAGAATTTGTCGGCCAGCAGCAGCTCAGCGCCGTGGTCACGCACAGCTTCAGCGATTGGAGCGTGCGCCCGGTAGGCATGCCTGACTTTTTTGATCTCAAGCTGACCCGGCGGGGCGACGCGGTGAGCGTGCAAAGCCGCTGCTTTTACACTGAAGAAGCACGGGAAACCGAGTGGTCGCTCCTGCGTTTGGCTTACTTTCCACCGGAACTCGCCGCAAAGGTGGGTGTCTACGCTTGCTCGCCCCAGCGCGGCGGCTTTACCGTGACCTTCAGCAAGTTCGAGCTGGGGCCAGCCGAAAGCGGGGCGCTGTACTGA
- a CDS encoding S41 family peptidase, which yields MIHRPLPAFLLLSLSLLSACTSTTTPTPPTGKTTSPPVASGDDVPTVARATRPAAPNCAVQSLASQVAGGDLAKLSYANLWPTLRTQASASTLAGLLLDTRTLINAKYYGFSAVDLQALHETWEANLRKTFGNLQQAVPSAADPLMAQYISAVNDDHTFYLSPASYQAFKNQGSGSPTPTPKFGFRFAAVPGEDGAVLIDIDAGTPAAAAGLQRGDTILSVNGVALTRSSSDDNAAASQYSSVLAAAITRGGSVTLGIRRGATPLSIAVTPSIVSSSSVPSGRMLGSTYLLRLPSFATAGTAQRVHDLVRAAQNAGAKSLILDLRGNRGGLVSEATGVSAAFAPKLAGQTLEFIDAQDLTFFYNARSGQVAGRGVCLKNTETLTTIQNPALWTGKLATLVNADSASASEVVTETLQKAGASAFGEVTVGVGNTATTISDLGSGNRGLSVTIARSRALDGQYLTAKVAPNVAVSDDLKALAHGDDLPLEAALNKVQ from the coding sequence ATGATTCACCGGCCTCTGCCCGCTTTTTTGCTGCTTTCTCTGAGTCTTCTCAGCGCCTGCACTTCCACCACCACGCCGACCCCCCCTACCGGAAAAACCACTTCCCCACCGGTTGCCAGCGGCGACGACGTGCCGACGGTGGCGCGGGCAACCCGGCCCGCCGCGCCCAACTGTGCCGTGCAGAGCCTCGCCTCACAGGTGGCGGGCGGCGACCTCGCCAAACTGAGTTACGCCAACCTCTGGCCCACATTAAGGACGCAGGCCAGCGCCAGCACCTTGGCCGGGCTGCTGCTGGATACCCGCACGCTCATCAATGCCAAGTATTACGGCTTCAGTGCAGTGGATTTGCAAGCGCTTCACGAAACGTGGGAAGCCAATTTGCGCAAAACCTTCGGCAATTTACAACAGGCCGTCCCCAGCGCCGCCGATCCCCTGATGGCGCAGTACATTTCGGCCGTCAACGACGACCACACCTTTTACCTGAGCCCGGCCAGCTACCAAGCCTTCAAAAATCAGGGCAGCGGCTCGCCCACCCCTACGCCCAAGTTCGGCTTCCGGTTTGCAGCGGTGCCGGGTGAAGACGGCGCGGTGCTGATTGACATTGACGCGGGCACCCCTGCCGCCGCCGCCGGATTACAACGCGGCGACACCATTTTGAGCGTGAACGGCGTAGCCCTGACGCGCAGCAGCAGCGACGACAATGCGGCAGCCAGCCAGTATTCAAGCGTTCTCGCGGCAGCCATCACCCGGGGCGGCAGCGTCACGCTGGGTATTCGGCGCGGGGCCACCCCCCTGAGCATCGCCGTAACGCCGAGTATCGTTTCCAGCAGCTCCGTACCCTCAGGCCGAATGCTGGGCAGCACCTACTTGCTGCGGCTGCCCTCCTTTGCCACCGCAGGCACCGCCCAGCGGGTGCACGACTTGGTGCGGGCCGCCCAAAATGCCGGAGCGAAGAGCCTGATTCTCGATTTGCGCGGCAACCGGGGCGGCTTGGTCAGCGAGGCCACCGGCGTCAGTGCCGCTTTTGCGCCGAAACTGGCAGGGCAAACCTTGGAGTTCATCGACGCGCAGGACTTGACCTTTTTTTACAACGCCCGGAGTGGTCAGGTCGCGGGGCGCGGGGTGTGCTTGAAGAACACCGAAACGCTGACGACCATCCAAAATCCGGCTCTGTGGACCGGCAAGCTGGCCACGCTGGTCAACGCCGACAGTGCCAGCGCCAGCGAGGTCGTCACCGAGACGCTGCAAAAAGCGGGAGCGAGCGCTTTTGGTGAAGTCACGGTGGGCGTGGGCAACACCGCCACCACCATCAGTGACCTCGGTTCCGGCAACCGGGGGCTGAGCGTCACCATTGCCCGCAGCCGCGCCTTGGACGGCCAGTATTTGACCGCCAAAGTCGCGCCGAATGTGGCGGTGAGCGATGATCTGAAAGCGCTGGCTCACGGGGATGATTTACCGCTGGAAGCGGCTTTGAATAAAGTTCAGTAA
- a CDS encoding asparaginase, producing MSLPSSRLAVIHTGGTIASRPDPSGAGLTPQQAPQTPISPQIRVDDVQAFNLPSPHITPAHMETLRGLIEDLAPDYGGLVVTHGTDTLEETAFFLHLTLGTPAGVVLTGSMRHAEELSWDGPGNLYDAAQVALSPQTRGRGPLVVFGGDIFDARTVTKVHTTAVDAFGGYPGPIGRIDHGPVGAALHYFARPEPRPLYRPSRVDARVEVLYAYAGWRGEGYAQAAERADGLVIAALGTGNLPAELLPLIEQTCAQTQKPVIIATRTHAGPVLPIYGYAGGGASLLRAGAIPASFLNAHKARILLVVLLGMGLGRDEIAEVFGRF from the coding sequence ATGTCGCTCCCCTCCTCCCGCTTGGCCGTCATTCACACCGGCGGCACGATTGCCAGCCGCCCCGATCCCAGCGGCGCGGGCCTGACTCCGCAGCAAGCGCCGCAAACGCCGATTTCGCCACAGATCCGCGTGGACGACGTGCAGGCCTTCAACTTGCCCAGCCCGCATATCACGCCCGCCCATATGGAAACGCTGCGCGGCTTGATCGAAGACCTCGCGCCCGATTACGGCGGCCTGGTCGTGACCCACGGCACCGACACGCTGGAAGAAACCGCCTTCTTCTTGCACCTGACGCTCGGCACACCGGCTGGCGTGGTACTGACCGGCAGTATGCGCCACGCCGAGGAGCTGAGCTGGGACGGCCCCGGCAATTTATATGACGCGGCGCAGGTGGCCCTCAGCCCCCAGACGCGGGGGCGCGGCCCGCTGGTGGTGTTCGGCGGCGACATTTTTGACGCCCGAACCGTCACCAAAGTGCATACCACGGCGGTGGACGCTTTCGGAGGGTATCCCGGCCCAATTGGGCGCATAGACCACGGGCCAGTCGGAGCGGCGCTGCATTATTTTGCTCGCCCCGAGCCGCGTCCGCTTTACCGCCCAAGCCGGGTGGACGCCCGCGTGGAAGTGCTGTACGCCTACGCCGGGTGGCGGGGCGAGGGCTATGCACAGGCCGCCGAGCGGGCCGACGGCTTGGTGATCGCTGCGCTGGGCACCGGCAATTTGCCTGCCGAGTTGCTGCCTTTAATCGAGCAAACCTGCGCCCAGACGCAAAAGCCCGTCATCATCGCCACCCGCACCCACGCCGGGCCAGTGCTGCCGATCTACGGTTACGCGGGCGGCGGAGCCAGCTTGCTGCGGGCCGGAGCGATTCCCGCCAGTTTTCTGAACGCCCACAAAGCCCGCATTTTGTTGGTGGTGCTGCTGGGCATGGGACTGGGGCGAGATGAAATCGCGGAGGTGTTCGGGCGATTTTGA
- the ilvN gene encoding acetolactate synthase small subunit: MTSPLQPVSDHLVSALVRDEPRVLTRITSLFGRRGYNIKSLSVGATEMPGVSRMTFVVSGDRGVVEQAMKQLDKLHDVVKIIDHSLEKYVDRELVLVKVRVENTERRIEIRQMAEDFRARIVDAGHHALTFEVTGDEGKITAFIEQMRTFGILETMRTGRIALTRGSNADIPSHIYHDGETETLQPVLQSAPREGKAREVNNMF; the protein is encoded by the coding sequence ATGACTTCACCGCTTCAGCCCGTTTCCGACCACCTCGTCTCGGCGCTGGTGCGCGACGAACCCCGCGTCCTGACCCGCATCACGTCTCTCTTTGGGCGGCGCGGCTACAACATCAAAAGCCTGTCAGTGGGCGCGACCGAAATGCCCGGCGTCTCGCGGATGACCTTTGTGGTCAGCGGAGACAGGGGCGTGGTCGAGCAAGCCATGAAGCAACTCGACAAGCTCCATGACGTAGTCAAAATCATTGACCACAGCTTGGAAAAATATGTTGACCGCGAGTTGGTGCTGGTTAAAGTGCGGGTGGAAAACACTGAGCGCCGCATTGAAATTCGCCAGATGGCCGAGGATTTCCGCGCCCGGATCGTGGACGCCGGACACCACGCCCTGACCTTCGAAGTGACCGGCGACGAAGGCAAAATCACCGCTTTTATCGAACAGATGCGGACGTTCGGCATTCTGGAAACCATGCGCACGGGCCGGATCGCCCTGACGCGCGGCAGTAACGCCGACATTCCCAGCCACATCTATCACGACGGCGAGACGGAAACGCTCCAGCCGGTGCTGCAGAGTGCGCCGCGTGAGGGTAAGGCGCGGGAAGTCAACAACATGTTTTGA
- a CDS encoding DUF1517 domain-containing protein, producing MPNSASMFSAFAAYLHHWQRLLKVTLLLGLLALGGLAWAQSGGGFGGRSSGGGGGSSSGGSFGGGSSRGGGGYSGGGYSGGGYRGPVIINNGGYGGGYGGGYGGGSGLSLLPILLIGGIVLVVFLVMRRSAASGRGVMGGGLLGSMSGNAQTVMVQVVMTEGDDVKRALQAVAQSGDPDTDAGLTQMLQEAALVVLRHPERWTYGDVQRAQGSASSADAQLGAWATQARAAFTDQTTSNYQNKDPRTGYQHQADYTFKKDVGELYLVVTLGVAAQSLAQLPPAGATDAAEVRAALQAISAVNPGDLIRAEVIWSPDAEGEFLTEDEAIMKYPQAKKL from the coding sequence ATGCCCAATTCCGCTTCGATGTTTTCTGCTTTTGCTGCGTATCTCCACCACTGGCAACGCCTGCTCAAAGTCACGCTGCTGCTCGGTCTGCTCGCTTTGGGCGGCCTCGCTTGGGCCCAGTCCGGCGGCGGTTTCGGGGGGCGCTCCAGCGGCGGCGGCGGCGGTTCGTCCAGTGGCGGCAGTTTTGGCGGCGGCTCCAGTCGGGGCGGCGGCGGTTATTCAGGCGGCGGGTACAGCGGCGGCGGTTACCGTGGGCCGGTCATCATCAACAACGGCGGCTACGGTGGGGGATACGGCGGCGGTTACGGCGGTGGCAGCGGCCTGAGCTTGCTTCCCATTTTGCTGATCGGCGGCATTGTTTTGGTGGTGTTTTTGGTGATGCGCCGCAGCGCAGCTTCGGGGCGCGGAGTGATGGGCGGCGGCTTGCTGGGCAGCATGAGCGGCAACGCCCAGACGGTGATGGTGCAAGTCGTCATGACCGAGGGCGACGATGTCAAACGCGCCCTGCAAGCGGTGGCCCAGAGCGGCGATCCCGATACCGACGCCGGGCTGACCCAGATGCTTCAGGAAGCGGCTCTGGTGGTCCTCAGACACCCCGAGCGCTGGACTTACGGCGACGTGCAGCGTGCTCAGGGCAGTGCCAGCAGCGCCGACGCTCAACTCGGCGCGTGGGCGACCCAAGCCCGCGCCGCCTTCACCGATCAGACCACCAGCAATTACCAAAACAAAGACCCGCGCACCGGCTACCAGCACCAAGCCGACTACACTTTCAAAAAAGACGTGGGCGAATTGTACTTGGTCGTGACGCTGGGCGTGGCGGCGCAGAGCTTGGCGCAGTTGCCGCCCGCCGGAGCCACCGACGCGGCTGAAGTCCGGGCAGCTTTGCAGGCCATTTCTGCCGTCAATCCCGGCGACTTGATCCGCGCCGAAGTCATCTGGAGTCCCGACGCCGAGGGCGAATTTTTGACTGAAGACGAAGCGATCATGAAGTATCCGCAGGCCAAGAAGCTGTGA
- a CDS encoding queuosine precursor transporter has product MSSDQKLSEPVSNAQPTRFKYFDLILALFAVVLIVSNLASTKTATVNLGFWQPAFDGGTILFPLTYIFGDLLTEVYGYARSRRVIWFGLAMNMLATLTFALVASLSESVDSPTKGAFGVVFAFAPRILLASTLAFFVGEFLNSYVLARLKLLTGGRWLWTRTIGSTLVGQGADTLVFSLVAFWGVLPSDVLWGLVLFNYLYKVGLEVVLTPVTYAVVSFLKRAEGVDVFDRHTNFSPFKWGKSGS; this is encoded by the coding sequence ATGTCCAGCGACCAGAAGTTGAGTGAGCCAGTTTCGAATGCACAACCGACCCGTTTTAAGTATTTTGATCTCATTTTGGCGCTGTTCGCGGTGGTGCTGATTGTTTCCAACTTGGCCAGCACCAAAACCGCCACCGTCAATCTGGGCTTTTGGCAACCGGCTTTTGATGGCGGCACCATTTTGTTTCCGCTGACCTACATTTTCGGCGATCTGCTCACCGAAGTGTACGGCTACGCCCGCTCGCGCCGCGTGATCTGGTTTGGGCTGGCCATGAATATGCTGGCGACCCTCACCTTTGCGCTGGTGGCGTCCCTGTCCGAGAGCGTGGACAGCCCGACCAAAGGCGCATTCGGCGTGGTGTTTGCCTTCGCGCCGCGCATTTTGCTGGCCTCTACCTTGGCTTTTTTTGTGGGCGAGTTTCTCAATTCGTATGTTCTGGCCCGCCTCAAACTGCTGACGGGCGGGCGCTGGCTGTGGACGCGCACCATCGGCAGCACCTTGGTGGGGCAGGGGGCCGACACGCTGGTGTTCAGCTTGGTGGCCTTCTGGGGCGTGCTGCCCAGCGACGTGCTGTGGGGCTTGGTGCTGTTCAATTATCTCTACAAAGTCGGCCTGGAAGTGGTGCTGACGCCGGTCACCTACGCCGTCGTCTCTTTCCTCAAGCGGGCCGAGGGCGTGGACGTGTTTGACCGCCACACCAATTTCAGTCCGTTTAAGTGGGGCAAGAGCGGCTCGTAG
- the ilvC gene encoding ketol-acid reductoisomerase — MAAKMYYDKDVSLTPIEDKLIAIIGYGSQAHAHAQNLRDSGLNVVVGLRDGSSSKAKAEQAGLRVASIEDAVKEADVVMLLIPDENQPKTYAESIEPNLSAGKALAFGHGFNIHFGRIKPPADVDVFLVAPKGPGHMLRRVYADGAGMPSIFAVEQNASGNAREIALAYARGIGGTRAGVLETTFKEETETDLFGEQSVLCGGVTHLIQAGFETLVEAGYQPEIAYFETLHEVKLIVDLIYEKGFEGMRHSISNTAEFGDYVTGPRIITADTKATMKDVLTDIQSGKFAEKFIADAESGFPYMNEQRGKMRTHTLEVVGKELRDQMPFITKKELEV, encoded by the coding sequence ATGGCCGCAAAAATGTACTACGACAAAGACGTTTCACTGACCCCCATCGAAGACAAATTGATCGCCATCATCGGTTACGGCTCACAGGCCCACGCCCACGCTCAGAACCTGCGTGACAGCGGCCTTAACGTGGTCGTCGGTCTGCGCGACGGTAGCAGCAGCAAGGCCAAAGCCGAGCAAGCCGGTCTGCGCGTTGCCAGCATCGAGGACGCGGTGAAGGAAGCCGACGTGGTCATGCTGCTGATTCCCGACGAGAACCAGCCCAAAACCTACGCCGAGAGCATCGAACCCAACCTGAGTGCAGGCAAGGCGCTGGCTTTCGGGCACGGCTTCAACATCCACTTTGGCCGGATCAAGCCTCCCGCCGATGTGGACGTTTTTCTGGTCGCTCCCAAAGGCCCCGGTCACATGCTGCGCCGCGTCTACGCTGATGGCGCGGGGATGCCCAGCATTTTCGCCGTGGAGCAAAATGCCAGTGGTAACGCCCGCGAGATTGCGCTGGCCTACGCACGCGGCATCGGCGGCACCCGTGCAGGCGTCCTTGAAACCACCTTCAAGGAAGAAACCGAGACTGACCTCTTCGGCGAGCAAAGCGTGTTGTGCGGCGGTGTGACCCACCTAATCCAAGCTGGCTTTGAAACCCTCGTGGAAGCGGGCTATCAACCCGAAATCGCCTACTTTGAAACCCTGCACGAAGTCAAACTGATCGTCGATTTGATCTATGAGAAGGGCTTTGAAGGCATGCGCCACTCCATCAGCAACACCGCCGAGTTCGGCGATTATGTGACTGGGCCACGCATCATCACGGCGGACACCAAAGCCACCATGAAAGATGTGCTGACCGATATTCAAAGCGGCAAGTTCGCCGAGAAGTTCATTGCCGATGCCGAATCGGGCTTTCCGTACATGAACGAGCAACGCGGCAAAATGCGAACCCACACGT
- the ilvB gene encoding biosynthetic-type acetolactate synthase large subunit, protein MTGAKALWATLAAHGISTVFGYPGGAIMPVYDALTYYPEVRHVLARHEQGAIHAAEGWAKATGEIGVCIATSGPGATNLVTGLADAMMDNVPLLAITGNVARHLMGTDAFQEADITGITLPITKHNYVVTDPNELPAIVAEAIRIARSGRPGPVLVDIPKDVQLAAFTGKLVKPQAAPEAISPRPEAIHAACELLKTAKKPVLMVGGGSQGASKEITEFARAWQIPTITTLMGLGAFPASDPLWLGMPGMHGSVAANHAISQADVLIGFGLRFDDRVTGRVKDFAPNAQIIHVDLDAAEIGKIVRAHLPVKSDAKQAAVALTDGAVPFEVPEWQAQIDEWKMRGEHPTTWGAAQAVRQVVARLRPDDILTTDVGQHQMLAAQLARFEKPRRWLTSGGLGTMGFGFPAALGAAMAEPGVQSIVIAGDGGFQMTSQELATLTKYDIRNCKICIINNSYLGMVRQWQELFHEKRYSEVYLGDSNPDFLKLADAYNIKGWRADNSADLETAIDAWLSHDGSGLLEVVVPNEHGVFPMVPAGAALYEMIENEPVKVPDLGDKMNVMASAANTEISTEASQ, encoded by the coding sequence ATGACCGGAGCCAAGGCGCTGTGGGCCACCCTCGCCGCGCACGGCATCAGCACGGTGTTCGGTTATCCGGGCGGCGCGATCATGCCGGTCTACGACGCCCTGACCTACTATCCCGAAGTGCGCCATGTGCTGGCCCGCCACGAGCAAGGCGCGATTCACGCCGCCGAAGGCTGGGCCAAGGCCACCGGCGAAATCGGCGTGTGCATCGCCACTTCTGGCCCCGGCGCGACCAACTTGGTTACCGGACTCGCCGACGCCATGATGGACAATGTGCCGCTCCTAGCCATTACCGGCAATGTGGCGCGGCACCTGATGGGCACCGACGCTTTTCAGGAAGCCGATATCACCGGCATCACTTTGCCGATCACCAAGCACAACTACGTGGTGACTGATCCCAACGAACTGCCCGCCATCGTGGCCGAAGCGATTCGGATCGCCCGCTCGGGTCGGCCCGGCCCGGTGCTGGTGGATATTCCCAAAGACGTGCAACTCGCGGCGTTCACTGGCAAACTGGTCAAACCGCAGGCCGCCCCCGAAGCCATCAGCCCGCGCCCAGAAGCGATCCACGCGGCCTGCGAACTGCTCAAGACGGCCAAAAAGCCTGTTTTGATGGTCGGTGGCGGCTCGCAGGGCGCGTCCAAAGAAATCACCGAGTTTGCCCGGGCATGGCAAATTCCCACCATCACCACGCTGATGGGCCTCGGGGCGTTTCCGGCGTCCGATCCGCTGTGGTTGGGCATGCCCGGCATGCACGGCAGCGTCGCCGCCAACCACGCCATCTCGCAGGCAGACGTGCTGATCGGCTTCGGGCTGCGCTTCGACGACCGCGTGACGGGCCGCGTCAAAGACTTTGCGCCGAACGCCCAGATCATTCACGTTGACCTCGACGCCGCCGAAATCGGCAAAATCGTGCGTGCCCACTTGCCGGTCAAGTCGGACGCCAAGCAGGCCGCCGTTGCCCTGACCGATGGCGCAGTGCCGTTTGAAGTGCCGGAGTGGCAAGCCCAAATCGACGAATGGAAAATGCGTGGCGAACACCCGACCACCTGGGGCGCGGCTCAGGCGGTGCGGCAAGTAGTGGCCAGACTGCGTCCCGACGACATCCTGACCACCGACGTGGGCCAACACCAGATGCTGGCCGCTCAGCTGGCCCGTTTTGAAAAGCCGCGCCGCTGGCTGACTTCCGGCGGCCTGGGGACGATGGGCTTCGGCTTTCCGGCGGCGCTCGGCGCGGCGATGGCCGAACCCGGCGTGCAGAGCATCGTGATTGCTGGCGACGGCGGCTTTCAAATGACGTCCCAAGAACTTGCCACCCTCACCAAATACGACATCCGCAACTGCAAAATCTGCATCATCAACAATTCTTACTTGGGGATGGTGCGCCAGTGGCAGGAGCTGTTTCACGAAAAGCGCTACAGCGAAGTCTATCTGGGCGACTCCAACCCTGATTTCCTCAAATTGGCCGACGCTTACAACATTAAAGGTTGGCGGGCCGACAACAGCGCCGACTTGGAGACGGCCATCGACGCTTGGCTCTCGCACGACGGCTCGGGCCTGCTGGAAGTGGTGGTGCCCAACGAACACGGCGTTTTCCCGATGGTTCCGGCGGGCGCGGCGCTCTACGAGATGATCGAAAACGAGCCGGTCAAAGTGCCGGACTTGGGTGACAAAATGAATGTGATGGCCAGCGCAGCAAACACCGAAATCAGCACGGAGGCCAGCCAATGA